The following coding sequences lie in one Lolium perenne isolate Kyuss_39 chromosome 2, Kyuss_2.0, whole genome shotgun sequence genomic window:
- the LOC127329728 gene encoding pto-interacting protein 1-like: protein MTALVFAGVVFVIITGLAAAAKLAPWLSLCLAVISMLFQLVAAARGIMADGQELAGHVQTILRVVHWIIDFFHNLYARHREDVEMILSEVTRIIDFFLNLCAAWYHEEAEQYTLAQVRAATNNFADLIGQGVSGRVYKGTLDDGRKVAVKRLEDGLRRAEDTFGVELALLQPLSHEHVVRLVGSCAEGEHRILVYEHVDKGTLRGNLDNNNAAAPPSWITRVQVLLGAARAIEYLHGEDVIHGNVTSANILLDRSLTPRVAGFGASVRQELGVPSEAVDIVQTEGYGDPEYDTTRRLKPATDVYSLGVVMLEVLTGQPPVRANNATLVSWALPSIQARKLKDVLDWRPTSNPTPGQRKALKMVAKTAASCLCRDGDSRRSISRVVKELEEALKLICNG, encoded by the coding sequence ATGACGGCGTTAGTTTTCGCCGGCGTGGTGTTTGTTATTATTACGGGGCTAGCGGCCGCGGCGAAGTTGGCGCCGTGGTTGTCGCTGTGTTTGGCGGTCATCTCCATGCTCTTCCAGCTTGTGGCTGCAGCGCGCGGGATCATGGCGGATGGCCAGGAACTGGCTGGCCACGTCCAGACGATTTTGAGGGTTGTCCACTGGATTATCGACTTCTTCCACAACCTCTACGCGAGGCATCGGGAGGATGTTGAGATGATATTGAGTGAGGTCACCAGGATTATCGACTTCTTCCTCAACCTCTGCGCCGCGTGGTATCACGAGGAGGCTGAGCAGTACACGCTGGCGCAGGTCAGGGCGGCCACCAACAACTTCGCCGACCTGATCGGCCAGGGCGTCTCCGGAAGGGTGTACAAGGGCACGCTCGACGACGGCCGTAAGGTGGCCGTCAAGCGCCTCGAGGACGGGCTGCGACGCGCGGAGGACACTTTCGGCGTGGAGCTCGCCCTTCTCCAGCCGCTCAGCCATGAGCACGTCGTCCGCCTCGTGGGGTCGTGCGCGGAGGGGGAACACCGCATCCTCGTCTACGAGCACGTCGACAAGGGCACGCTCAGAGGCAACCTGGATAACAACAATGCGGCTGCGCCCCCGTCCTGGATAACGCGCGTCCAGGTGCTCCTGGGCGCGGCGCGCGCCATCGAATACCTGCACGGCGAGGATGTCATCCACGGCAACGTCACTTCGGCCAATATCCTCCTTGACCGGAGCTTGACGCCGCGCGTGGCAGGATTCGGCGCGTCGGTCCGCCAGGAGCTGGGCGTGCCGTCCGAGGCCGTGGACATTGTCCAGACGGAAGGGTACGGCGACCCGGAGTACGACACAACACGCCGCCTCAAACCGGCGACCGACGTGTACAGCCTCGGCGTGGTGATGCTCGAGGTGCTGACGGGGCAGCCGCCGGTGCGAGCTAATAACGCGACGCTGGTGTCATGGGCGCTACCGAGCATTCAGGCCAGGAAGCTAAAGGATGTCCTCGACTGGCGCCCCACGTCGAACCCCACTCCAGGCCAGCGCAAGGCTCTGAAGATGGTAGCGAAGACGGCGGCAAGCTGTTTGTGCAGGGACGGGGATAGCCGGCGGTCCATATCGCGCGTTGTGAAAGAACTCGAGGAGGCGCTGAAGCTCATTTGCAACGGATGA